In the Vibrio sp. FE10 genome, CGTTCAAACTAAACGTCAAACATATTCATTGAGTCAATATTACTTGTTTAAAAAATGGACAGATCGCAGATTATACTTTTTTATTTGTAACTAAAGGTACATTTGCGTAAAGCAACGTAAAGTTAGCGCTCCTTTTGCTAGCATTTGTCTATACTGGACAAAACGTTAACTTAGGTTTGATTCAATGAAACTGTTCTCCAAATACTCTCTCCCTCTATTAAGTATATTCATTGTAAGTAACGCAGCGATGGTTAGTAATGCAGCTATCGCGGCACCTTCTATAGTACCAACTCCACCTAGCTTAGGTGCGAAAGGGTATGTGTTAATCGACTTTAATTCTGGTGATGTGCTAGTCGAAAAAAACGCACACACTAAATTAAACCCAGCAAGCTTAACCAAACTGATGACCAGCTATGTAGCCGGACAGGAGATGAAGCGAGGCAACATCTCTGCTGATGATCAAGTAAGAATCAGTGAGAATGCTTGGGCGAAAAAATTCCCAGATTCATCGAAGATGTTCATTGAAGTGAACACCGACGTGGCGATGATGGATCTTTACCGTGGTTTGATCATTCAATCAGGTAACGATGCTAGTGTTGCGATTGCAGAACACGTAGCCGGTTCGCAAGACGCCTTTGTTGATTTGATGAACTCTTGGGCAACGTCTTTAAAACTAGAAAATACCCACTTTGCTAACGCACATGGCCTAGACGCCGAAGACTTATATTCGACCCCTTACGATATCGCATTACTTGGCCGCGCAATTATTCGTGACCTGCCAGATGTATATGGTTTATACAGCGAGCGCTCGTTTAGCTATAACGGCATCACACAGCACAACCGCAATGGCTTGCTACGTGATAGAAGCCTAACCGTTGATGGCATGAAAACCGGTTACACATCTGGCGCAGGCTACAGCTTAGCGAGTTCGGCAACACAGGGTGAAATGAGACTGATCGCAGTGGTTATGGGCGCATCGAGCGTTAAGAGCCGCGAATCAGACAGTAAACAGCTATTAAGTTACGGCTTCCGCTTCTTCGACACACTAAACCCACATCAAGGCGGCGATCAAGTGGCGGAAGAGAAGGTTTGGTTTGGTGAACAAGACACGTTGAAGCTGGGTGTTGCGGAAGATACGTTCATCACTTTGCCTAAGTCAGACAGTAAAAAGCTAACGGCATCGATTGAACTTGATTCTGAGTTAAAGGCGCCGATTGCAGAAGGCCAAACTCTAGGTGTGGTTCACTACACTGTCGATGGTGAAGATGTTCAAACTCAACCATTGATTGCGCTAGAGGCTGTTGAACAAGGTGGTATATTCAAACGTCTGATGGACTACATTAAATTGTTCTTCGCGAGCCTATTCTAAATAGAGTCGTTATTCAGCTAAAACGAGAGAACTTAATAGGCGTTGTGAGCAAATCACAACGCCTATTGTTATTTTTACCCGCCTGAAAACGGTGCCTCTCGCTTTCTTTATTAGCCGTAGCGAGCGGTTTCGATTACTATACGCAAAATTTAGCAGTGTAGTCACTTATGACCATAGAGATAAAGAACGTAACCGAACCCGAAGTAACATGTGCCAATTGTCAGGCATGCTGTTGTCGTTTAGAGGTTATGATCATCACAGATACCGGCGTTCCTGAAGAGCATATTGCGTATGACGAATGGGGCGGCGAGACCATGCTGAGATTAGACGACGGCTGGTGTTCGGCCGTTGATAGAGAAACACTGATGTGTACGATCTACGAAAACCGACCTTGGATCTGTCGTGAGTTCGAAATGGGCTCTTTCGAATGCGTCGAGCAACGTACAGATGTGATGGGTTAAGTACCACCTTAATGTTTGATTGGTCGCTTATAGAGGCTTGATGACTTATTGATTGATCGATTGCTTTCTGGTTGAGCTTTAATTGTTTGTAGAACTTAAACACTCCGCAATAAAATCGATAAATACTCGAATTCTTTGGGGCAAATAATCACTTGCATGGTACACCGCGTACATAGGCAAGTCGTCATTGCTCCAATCTTCTAATAACTGTGTTAATTCTCCAGCCTCTACAAACTCTTTGCCCATCCAATCCGGTAAAGCAACCACACCTAAACCCTGTCTAGCCATCTTAAGTAACATTTCTGGACTGTCTGACGTAAAATTTTGGTTTACTTTCACGCTGGTGCTTTGGCGATCTTTGTCTGTGAAACGCCATTCGTTTGCTGGATTCATCAGAGAATAAGTTAAGCACTTATGTTGGCTAAGATCTTGCGGATGTTTAGGTTTTCCGTGATTTTTTAAGTAATCGAGCGATGCAAAGTACTGAACTTTATTGTTGAAAAGAAAGCGAGCTTTTAACCCTGAATCTTCGAGTTGTGATGCTCGAATGGCGACATCTATATTGTGTTCATTGAGGTTAACAATACGGTCGTCGACACTGAGATTAATGCGGATACCTGGGTGCTGTTCAATGAAAGCTTGAAGCGGCTCACTGAGTAACATCGATGAAAAGGTACTTGGCGCAGATATCTTAAGCTCGCCTTCTACGGATTCTGTCTCACGCTTGAGCCTGCTTTCTATGGCAGACATCTCTTCGAGTAAACGAGAGCAATATTCTAGGTAGTCTTTTCCTACATGAGTGAGCGATATCTTGCGGCTGTTTCGTTGAAACAGAGTCATCCCTAAGTCACTTTCTAACCATGCGATCTTCTTACTAACCGCACCTTGTGTCATGTTTAACTTATTGGCGGTTGCGGTGAAGCTGTTAAGTTGCGCAGTTTCCACAAAGATACGAATACACTCAATCTTATCCATCCTACCCACCTTATGTTTATCTATTCCAGTTTGGAATCTTAGCTATCATTAAACTAGCATTTATCATCTTAATTATGAATGATTAAATAGTCTCATTGACGCATGATTATTAAGAAAGGTGACGAAATGAGTACAGTAATAAGCATATTAATGGTGTTGTTTTTTTTGTTAGCGAGTTCAATTAAGACGCTTGGTTGGCAAAAGAAGGTCTTTGAAATCCAGCTTGGTTTCTTCAAAAGCTATGGCTTGAATCGAATGCTGATGTTTCTGGTTGGGTTAGTCGAGTTTACTGGGGCTGTTCTTTTGATTTTGGCCTTGTGTGGTGTGTCATCAGAACAGACTCAATTGATGGGTGGTGCAATATTGGGTGCGACTTCGATAGGGGCGCTTTATTTCCACTTCCGCTTTGATACTTGGAAAGATGGTATTCCCGCGATGGTCACTTTGTTGTGTTCGAGCCTTTTAGTATTAGATTTTTAGTATTAGATTTCTGGTACTAATGTTTTGGTTTTTCGGACGAAGCTCGAGGGGTGAAAGCTTACTAGCGGGATATTTGAGAAGAGTAGGGCTCGAAAGCCCCACACTAAAGATAGGGATTAAAACTCTGACGGCACTTCAAACTCGATCCACTTGCCTGTGGTCGGGTGAATCAGTTTTAGGTAGCCCGCATGAAGGTGTAGACGTTCACGTTTATAGCCATAAAGGTCATCACCGCGGATTGGGACACCAAGGCCTGACGGGTGAGCACAATGTACGCGTAGTTGATGGGTGCGGCCTGTTTTTGGGTATAAGTGAACCTTGGTTTTGCCATTATTGGTGCTGACCGCTTCCCAATGAGTTTCTGCATTACGTCCATGTTCATGGCAAACTAATTGTCTTGGCCTGTCTGTTATGTCGCCGCGCAAGGGTAAGCTAATATCGCCAGATTTACCGTGGATTTCACCATCAAGCAGAGCGGTGTAACGCTTTTCTACGGTTCTCTCTATGAATTGCTTCTGAATGTGTTTATTGGACTCTGCGGTCAGTGCCAAGATCAACAATCCAGACGTCGACATATCTAACCTATGGATAATCAAAGGGCCTGTTGCATCGGGGTAACGTGCTTTAATACGTGTATAAACCGAGTCTTCGATGAACTTGCCAGGAACCGACAAGAACTCTTCAGGTTTATTCACCACCACGATCTGGTCATCTTCATAAACAATATCAAACGATTTGCCAACCGCAGGGTTCACGATAAGCGGGTTATCTTCTAACTCGATGCCGTTTAGCTGGTGGTCGAGGATCTCGAAGCTTTTGCTTTGGCAAACTGGGTATAAGTTTCCGTGCTGGCGGATGACAGCCGTTGGAGGCAACCCCCACCAAAACTCAGATAAAGCTAATGGCTTAAATCCGTGTTCAAAAGCACAATTAAGGAGCTTAGGCAGACAACAGTCGCCATAGCCTTCAAGTGCGTCTTTGCCATCTAACAATTCAAGCATGCTCTTTGATTCGAGAGCTTGGTTGATAAAGCGATAATGAGACAAACGTTGCGCTTCTAATTCGCCCGAAATCGCTTGGTATTCTTGCTTGCGGCTTTCGAGTTCATTCTCGATGGCATCAACTCGCGACTGGCGTTCTGCGATCTTTTGCTTCCACTCGATACGCAGTGCTTTTAGGTCGCGCTTTTCTTGGCTGCTTTGGTTGCCTAACTGTTTAAGCAGGTCAGCGGCTGAATCAATATTCCCCAACGCTTTCTCTTGATTGGCTTTTTCTCTTAGAACCGTACGTTCTGCCTTGTTGGCCGCCATTGCAAGTTGAAATGTTTCAACTGCTTTGCTCGCATCGTTTTTGAGTTCATTTAGGCTTGATGTTAGTTCATCTAGATTATGAGTTTGTTCGAGGTTCGTAATCTCATCAACCAAAGCAGTTTGCTGGGTTAAGCCTTGCGTGTTTTGGATTTGAAACTGTTGCCCATCAAAAGCAGAAGGCACAAAGTCGATGTCTATTAGCTGAGAGGCTAGTGAAGAATCTAACTGCAAACCAGAAAATGCAGAAAGGTAGCCTAGCTCTTGAGTTGTTGGATTCTGAACAAGAAGTACTGCATAGAGGTTGCCTTGCGAGGTTTCATTCACACCACAGTCAAGCAGTGACTGTTGAAGCTGCTGCATTGCTAACTCATACATTGGGTGCGGAGTATAGTAATACGGAAACGTAAACTGAGTGGGCAGCGATAAGTCTTGGTTCGCTGGTTGGTTTAAAGCGTGCAGTGGTGTGTATTGAGCAAGGTTTGCTGACATGAAGATCAAACTCTATGGCTGTTCAGTTAGAGTTCGGTATTGTTGTCGAAATGAAGACAAATGAGAAGCCAAAGCGAAAGATAAATCGGCTTTGGCTTCATTTAGTTGCTTGTACTTATCCTAAGGACGCACGAGCTTGATTGAAACTCGATCAGTTCGAGTGATCTAGCTCAAGTTGCTCGGCTGTTTGGTAAGCAGGGTGACTCGTTAAAAGATCACCGTATTTAGCAATGTTAGGGTAGAGCGCAGTAGCACCGAAGTTACCTACGATTTCTACGATGAACGACATCATGAAATCAGCACCCGTTAGAGTATCAGCAACAAGGTAAGTTTTACCTTCAAGCGCTTCGTTGACAAAGGTTAGGACCTTTTGGTTTTCATCGTCAGCGTAGCCGCCAAGGAAATTAGTTTCGCAACCGTCTTTCATCACAAAGATTTTAAGCAGCATTGGCAAAATGCCAGAGCTTTCAGCGAAGTGAAGCCACTGTGAATATTCTACATAGTCAGCTGTACCACGCACGGGTGCGAACTTACCTTGACCGTATTTGTCGATTAGGTACTCGGTGATAGCACCAGACTCGCTAATCACAACGCCATCATCTTCAATGACCGGAGATTTACCAAGAGGGTGAACGGACTTCAATTCTGGTGGTGCTAAAAACGTTACACTGTCTCGTTGGTATGGTTTGATTTGGTAATTAACCCCAAGTTCTTCCAGTAGCCAGATGATACGTTTTGAACGCGATTTGTTTAGGTGATGCAAAGTAATCATGATTCTGCCTATTTTATGTTTCAGCTGATTGAGCTATTTTGCTTCGTTAGTTTTGATAACAAGCTTACCGAAGTTTTGACCTTCTAATAGACCCATGAAAGCTTGTGGTGCTTCGTCTAGACCGTCAATCAAGTGCTCACGGTAATGCATCTTGCCTTGAGACAACCATTCTGTCATTTGTACAGCAAACTCGTTGTAACGGTGTGCGTAGTCATCAAAGATAATGAAACCTTGCATCTTAATACGCTTGACCAGAAGAGTGCCCATAAGGCTAGACATACGATCTGGACCTTCAGGAAGTGATGTTGCATTGTACTGAGAGATAAGGCCACACACAGGAATACGAGCACCTGTGTTAAGCAAAGGCATTACTGCGTCGAAGACCTTGCCGCCAACGTTTTCAAAGTAAACGTCGATGCCGTTGTCACACGCTTTAGCCAGCTGTTCTGCGAAATCATCCGCTTTATGGTCGATACATTCATCAAAGCCCAGTACCTCTTTCGCGTACTGACACT is a window encoding:
- a CDS encoding LysR family transcriptional regulator; amino-acid sequence: MDKIECIRIFVETAQLNSFTATANKLNMTQGAVSKKIAWLESDLGMTLFQRNSRKISLTHVGKDYLEYCSRLLEEMSAIESRLKRETESVEGELKISAPSTFSSMLLSEPLQAFIEQHPGIRINLSVDDRIVNLNEHNIDVAIRASQLEDSGLKARFLFNNKVQYFASLDYLKNHGKPKHPQDLSQHKCLTYSLMNPANEWRFTDKDRQSTSVKVNQNFTSDSPEMLLKMARQGLGVVALPDWMGKEFVEAGELTQLLEDWSNDDLPMYAVYHASDYLPQRIRVFIDFIAECLSSTNN
- a CDS encoding DoxX family protein, which gives rise to MIIKKGDEMSTVISILMVLFFLLASSIKTLGWQKKVFEIQLGFFKSYGLNRMLMFLVGLVEFTGAVLLILALCGVSSEQTQLMGGAILGATSIGALYFHFRFDTWKDGIPAMVTLLCSSLLVLDF
- a CDS encoding glutathione S-transferase family protein; amino-acid sequence: MITLHHLNKSRSKRIIWLLEELGVNYQIKPYQRDSVTFLAPPELKSVHPLGKSPVIEDDGVVISESGAITEYLIDKYGQGKFAPVRGTADYVEYSQWLHFAESSGILPMLLKIFVMKDGCETNFLGGYADDENQKVLTFVNEALEGKTYLVADTLTGADFMMSFIVEIVGNFGATALYPNIAKYGDLLTSHPAYQTAEQLELDHSN
- a CDS encoding YkgJ family cysteine cluster protein, giving the protein MTIEIKNVTEPEVTCANCQACCCRLEVMIITDTGVPEEHIAYDEWGGETMLRLDDGWCSAVDRETLMCTIYENRPWICREFEMGSFECVEQRTDVMG
- a CDS encoding RluA family pseudouridine synthase, with amino-acid sequence MSANLAQYTPLHALNQPANQDLSLPTQFTFPYYYTPHPMYELAMQQLQQSLLDCGVNETSQGNLYAVLLVQNPTTQELGYLSAFSGLQLDSSLASQLIDIDFVPSAFDGQQFQIQNTQGLTQQTALVDEITNLEQTHNLDELTSSLNELKNDASKAVETFQLAMAANKAERTVLREKANQEKALGNIDSAADLLKQLGNQSSQEKRDLKALRIEWKQKIAERQSRVDAIENELESRKQEYQAISGELEAQRLSHYRFINQALESKSMLELLDGKDALEGYGDCCLPKLLNCAFEHGFKPLALSEFWWGLPPTAVIRQHGNLYPVCQSKSFEILDHQLNGIELEDNPLIVNPAVGKSFDIVYEDDQIVVVNKPEEFLSVPGKFIEDSVYTRIKARYPDATGPLIIHRLDMSTSGLLILALTAESNKHIQKQFIERTVEKRYTALLDGEIHGKSGDISLPLRGDITDRPRQLVCHEHGRNAETHWEAVSTNNGKTKVHLYPKTGRTHQLRVHCAHPSGLGVPIRGDDLYGYKRERLHLHAGYLKLIHPTTGKWIEFEVPSEF
- a CDS encoding D-alanyl-D-alanine carboxypeptidase family protein is translated as MKLFSKYSLPLLSIFIVSNAAMVSNAAIAAPSIVPTPPSLGAKGYVLIDFNSGDVLVEKNAHTKLNPASLTKLMTSYVAGQEMKRGNISADDQVRISENAWAKKFPDSSKMFIEVNTDVAMMDLYRGLIIQSGNDASVAIAEHVAGSQDAFVDLMNSWATSLKLENTHFANAHGLDAEDLYSTPYDIALLGRAIIRDLPDVYGLYSERSFSYNGITQHNRNGLLRDRSLTVDGMKTGYTSGAGYSLASSATQGEMRLIAVVMGASSVKSRESDSKQLLSYGFRFFDTLNPHQGGDQVAEEKVWFGEQDTLKLGVAEDTFITLPKSDSKKLTASIELDSELKAPIAEGQTLGVVHYTVDGEDVQTQPLIALEAVEQGGIFKRLMDYIKLFFASLF